GATGCCTTATTTTTCTACCGAGATTTTTATAAAGATTTTGATATTCAAAAAGCAGTAGATACGATAGCTGAATTTAAAATACCGTTAGAAGAAAAAATTACAGCATTATCAAAAGGAATGATTGAAAAACTACAAATCATTTTAACGTTTTCTCGGGATGCTAAATTATACGTATTGGATGAACCACTTGGCGGTATTGATCTTGTTTCTAGAGAACATGTACTTGAACTCATCCTTAAATTTTATCGTGAAGATTGTACGATGCTTATCTCAACTCATTTAATAGGAGAAATCGAAAATATATTTGATGAAGTGATCTTTTTGAAAGACGGAGAAATAATACTGCATGAAAATGTGGAAGAACTACGATTTCGAAGGGGGAAAGCAGTACATGAGCTGTTTAAGGAGGCCTATGAGAAATGAGTCAGCTTTTTCGTTATCTGTATAATTGTAATAAGAGAAAAATAGCAATTATTTACTTCGGATTTATTACGGTTTCATTAATTCTTTTATTTAATATGAAGGGAATTTCAGGAGTTAGAATCTCAGGTAGGCAGGATATAATAATAATTATATTTTTGATCGTACTTAGTATAACTGGATTTTCACTTCTTTTAACAGGTATATCGTCTTTTCGCAAAATG
The DNA window shown above is from Bacillus clarus and carries:
- a CDS encoding ABC transporter ATP-binding protein, giving the protein MEELLKIENLWKRYGLKAVIRELNIEITKGKIIGLVGDNGSGKTTLLKMIAGLQHPSEGSITIDGKKVGLETKEIVSFMSDKPVFDDWMTVKDALFFYRDFYKDFDIQKAVDTIAEFKIPLEEKITALSKGMIEKLQIILTFSRDAKLYVLDEPLGGIDLVSREHVLELILKFYREDCTMLISTHLIGEIENIFDEVIFLKDGEIILHENVEELRFRRGKAVHELFKEAYEK